In a single window of the Vitis vinifera cultivar Pinot Noir 40024 chromosome 6, ASM3070453v1 genome:
- the LOC109122748 gene encoding uncharacterized protein LOC109122748, whose amino-acid sequence MATSSSDSFPIAINATQQITARLTPTNFPSWHAQFESLLLGYNLFGYVDGTHTCPPLPMSTNAAATTAHHLWFHQDKLILSAILTSVSLAVIPLIATSQTSYQTWTKLTKLYASRSRTRVMQLKEDLTLMQCGNRSITKYLHSVKTIVDELALIDAPLSQDDITLYVLHGLGSNFRDIVAPIRARESSLSLLQNTVSNLQFHSEYDGTDEVIIGDGSGLPITHSGSLTLSFPNRKFQVEDTLCVPTINKNLISVHHYTKQNNVILEFHPTYFLAKDWRTGEILLQGPCENGVYPLASSPAATPIAFVHERTSAAGWHHRLGHRSFKVSMQSPTDSSPSETSSFSGPILQLASRELPTITRAQGDIPSASSTPSEDPALVQPQEAPLSTLDQVTLRPSTSVSQPENSMPSSPPPCPRTIITRSMNNIFRPKQLHTTTKHPLPEPPEPSCVSQALKDPHWCKAMSEEVTTLL is encoded by the exons ATGGCCACTTCTTCCTCTGATAGTTTTCCAATAGCCATCAATGCCACCCAGCAAATTACTGCACGTCTTACACCAACCAACTTCCCTTCATGGCATGCTCAATTTGAGTCTCTCCTCCTCGGCTATAACCTCTTTGGCTATGTCGATGGCACTCATACCTGCCCACCCCTACCGATGTCAACTAATGCAGCTGCCACTACAGCTCATCACCTTTGGTTCCATCAGGACAAACTTATTCTAAGTGCAATTTTGACTTCAGTGTCCCTAGCTGTGATACCACTCATAGCAACCTCCCAAACGTCATATCAAACCTGGACAAAACTGACAAAACTGTATGCTAGTCGATCCAGGACTCGTGTCATGCAGCTCAAAGAGGATCTCACCCTCATGCAATGTGGCAATCGCAGCATTACAAAGTACCTACACTCTGTAAAAACCATTGTCGATGAGCTTGCTCTCATCGATGCCCCATTATCTCAAGATGACATCACCCTATATGTTCTTCATGGCTTAGGATCAAATTTTCGTGACATTGTTGCCCCGATTCGAGCCCGAGAGTCTTCACTCTCATTGTTGCAAAATACT GTTTCAAATTTACAATTTCACTCTGAATATGATGGTACTGATGAAGTTATTATTGGAGATGGATCAGGTTTGCCCATTACTCATTCTGGTTCTCTTACTCTTTCATTTCCAAACAGAAAATTTCAAGTTGAAGATACTCTATGTGTTCCTACCATTAACAAAAACTTGATATCTGTTCACCACTACACAAAGCAAAACAATGTTATCCTGGAATTTCACCCAACTTATTTTCTTGCGAAGGATTGGAGAACGGGGGAGATTCTTCTTCAAGGACCGTGTGAAAATGGAGTCTACCCTCTGGCCTCATCGCCTGCTGCTACTCCAATTGCTTTTGTCCATGAACGCACATCAGCAGCTGGTTGGCATCATCGCCTTGGTCATCGATCATTCAAA GTTTCCATGCAATCACCCACTGACTCATCCCCATCAGAAACCTCTTCTTTTTCAGGACCAATTTTGCAGCTTGCTTCCAGGGAGCTTCCAACAATCACACGGGCTCAAGGAGATATCCCCTCTGCTTCTTCGACTCCAAGTGAAGATCCAGCTCTTGTGCAACCTCAAGAGGCACCACTTTCCACTTTAGATCAGGTAACTCTTAGACCTTCTACTTCTGTTTCTCAACCAGAAAATTCAATGCCATCCTCTCCACCACCATGTCCACGAACCATCATCACTCGCTCCATGAACAATATCTTTCGGCCAAAACAACTCCACACCACCACCAAGCACCCCTTACCTGAACCACCCGAACCAAGTTGTGTAAGTCAAGCTCTTAAAGACCCTCACTGGTGCAAGGCTATGTCAGAAGAAGTGACAACCCTCCTTTAA